Proteins co-encoded in one Christiangramia fulva genomic window:
- a CDS encoding bactofilin family protein yields MFSETKKSKTAASNGEQNRISSGTVITGEISSKGCFRIEGTLEGSLKAEGKVVISEGGLINGTLECENADIEGSFKGKLNVSGVLTLRSPANIEGEVVTGKLAVEPGAVFNATCEMKGAIKPLNDERRKQQREEKSA; encoded by the coding sequence ATGTTTTCTGAAACCAAAAAATCAAAGACTGCCGCTTCTAATGGCGAGCAAAACCGAATCTCTTCCGGCACTGTGATTACCGGAGAAATTAGTTCAAAAGGCTGTTTCCGCATCGAAGGTACTCTGGAAGGAAGCCTTAAAGCTGAAGGTAAAGTGGTGATTAGCGAAGGAGGACTCATCAACGGAACACTGGAATGTGAAAATGCCGATATTGAAGGCAGTTTTAAAGGAAAACTTAATGTTTCGGGAGTGCTTACTCTAAGGAGTCCGGCAAATATTGAAGGCGAAGTCGTTACCGGAAAGCTGGCCGTCGAACCCGGTGCGGTTTTTAATGCCACCTGTGAAATGAAAGGCGCCATAAAGCCACTGAATGATGAAAGAAGAAAACAACAACGGGAAGAAAAATCTGCTTAA
- a CDS encoding AtpZ/AtpI family protein, producing MMKEENNNGKKNLLKNWAKFTGIGLQMGGTIFVCAWIGKKLDENYNSTETNWFTLGFVLFGLVASMYLVIKQLNDFNK from the coding sequence ATGATGAAAGAAGAAAACAACAACGGGAAGAAAAATCTGCTTAAAAATTGGGCAAAATTCACCGGGATTGGACTCCAGATGGGCGGTACCATTTTCGTTTGCGCCTGGATTGGAAAAAAGCTGGATGAAAATTACAATTCTACCGAAACCAATTGGTTCACGCTGGGATTTGTACTTTTTGGCCTTGTAGCTTCCATGTATCTTGTGATCAAACAACTTAACGATTTTAATAAATAA